The sequence below is a genomic window from Neoarius graeffei isolate fNeoGra1 chromosome 4, fNeoGra1.pri, whole genome shotgun sequence.
AGTGCAGTAAATTTTCTTAAGTAGTCACATCGAAACAATGACCCATCAAAATGCTCAGCATGTCCCTCCTTCACAGTAGGCTTACTCTGTGCCAGAAACTACATGATGTCATGTCATAGTAATGCAGCTGACACACTGACTAACAATATTTTCTatgccaagcattccagagaaaaATTATGAAATATATAAAGTTGTTTAGTTTGAGATGTAAGGTGATAGTGTGTCTATACAAATTAAGCATTCTTCAGCAGTGTAGTTTGTAAGCAAGGTTAAATTTGCCCCAAAAGAAGATATTACTCAAGAGTTACAGTGTTAAAACTATTTCTTAGCCTAAAGTTacaagtcgggcggcacggtggtgtagtggttagcactgtcacctcacagcaagaaggtccgggttcgagccctgtggccggcgagagcctttctgtgcggagtttgcatgttctccccgtgtctgcgtgggtttcccccacagtccaaagacatgcaggttaggttaactggtgactctaaattgaccgtaggtgtgaatggttgtctgtgtctatgtgtcagccctgtgatgacctagcgacttgtccagggtgtaccccgcctttcgcccgtagtcagctgggataggctccagcttgcctgcgaccctgtagaaggataaagcggctagagataatgagatgagatgagatgagtcacatCGAAACAATGACCCATCAAAATGCTCAGCATGTCCCTCCTTCACAGTAGGCTTACTCTGTGCCAGAAACTACATGATGTCATGTCATAGTAATGCAGCTGACACACTGACTAACAATATTTTCTatgccaagcattccagagaaaaATTATGAAATATATAAAGTTGTTTAGTTTGAGATGTAAGGTGATAGTGTGTCTATACAAATTAAGCATTCTTCAGCAGTGTAGTTTGTAAGCAAGGTTAAATTTGCCCCAAAAGAAGATATTACTCAAGAGTTACAGTGTTAAAACTATTTCTTAGCCTAAAGTTacaagtcgggcggcacggtggtgtagtggttagcgctgtcacctcacagcaagaaggtccgggttcgagccctgtggccggcgagagcctttctgtgcggagtttgcatgttctccccgtgtctgcgtgggtttcccccacagtccaaagacatgcaggttaggttaactggtgactctaaattgaccgtaggtgtgaatggttgtctgtgtctatgtgtcagccctgtgatgacctagcgacttgtccagggtgtaccccgcctttcgcccgtagtcagctgggataggctccagcttgcctgcgaccctgtagaaggataaagcggctagagataatgagatgagatgagatgagtcacatCGAAACAATGACCCATCAAAATGCTCAGCATGTCCCTCCTTCACAGTAGGCTTACTCTGTGCCAGAAACTACATGATGTCATGTCATAGTAATGCAGCTGACACACTGACTAACAATATTTTCTatgccaagcattccagagaaaaATTATGAAATATATAAAGTTGTTTAGTTTGAGATGTAAGGTGATAGTGTGTCTATACAAATTAAGCATTCTTCAGCAGTGTAGTTTGTAAGCAAGGTTAAATTTGCCCCCAAAAAAGATATTACTCAAGAGTTACAGTGTTAAAACTATTTCTTAGCCTAAAGTTacaagtcgggcggcacggtggtgtagtggttagcgctgtcacctcacagcaagaaggtccgggttcgagccctgtggccggcgagagcctttctgtgcggagtttgcatgttctccccgtgtctgcgtgggtttcccccacagtccaaagacatgcaggttaggttaactggtgactctaaattgaccgtaggtgtgaatggttgtctgtgtctatgtgtcagccctgtgatgacctagcgacttgtccagggtgaaccccgcctttcgcccgtagtcagctgggataggctccagcttgcctgcgaccctgtagaacaggataaagcgactagagataatgagatgcgatgAGAAAGTTACAAGTCATAATGACTCATTCACGGTCTTTCATGTAGAATGATGAAATGAAGCATTGTGCAGTGGATCATTTGAATTTGAACACCAGGTTGGACAGAAAAGACAGGCAATAATTGTTTAGAAAATAACTTACTGTAAAAATGTCTCCATGCttttctttcatctgtgttaagaACTTGGCAACATCTTTCCCAAACTCAAGGGCATAGCCAAGCCAGGGAATTCGGCCTTTATCCAAAGGGGGCTCGTTTTTTTGCCTTCAGAAAGAATAAACTACTTGAAATACAATGACTTATAAAtagcagcattattattattcggTTGGAACGAGGAAACAAATTGAGGTTAGTGTCAAAATCgataatattatttaaaaaatagcaGGAAAAGAGTGCGCCACATGCTTTAAGTTGTGCGCAAAATTGCATCTTACTAAATAATCCACGACACTCGGATCTGCAGCACAACTGTGTGGTGGTGTATGTTGCTCGAAACTCAGTAAAGCCTGAACATGCATAATGTGAGGACACTTTGCCTCACTGACTCACCTCGTGCGCCTGGTGTAGAGTAAAAGCGCTGCGGAAAGAACTCCGACTAACCCCAACACCAGTGTCAACATCATTCCGTACAGCTCGCGTCTTTTCGAAGTCAGAATGTTTGCATACAGCATGCGATCGCATTTAAACAGCACGCAGTCTCAGCGCTACCCACGTCACTCATGATTACGAAATTAAGGACTGAATTAAGCTGAAAGTGGGTGGGGTCTCGATGACAGGTTGCTCTTCTTGATCACAGAGACTGAAAGAGTGACACATGGAACGAAACTAAGGAAATCTCATGAGACTATGATGCACTTAAATGGTCTGAACAAATAAAAGAATAGTTTCTGCAATTTGTTATCGAAATCAGAAGCTCTTTATACAGTGcccgccacaattattggcaccccttggaaagattagaaagaaagaaagaaagaaagaaagaaagaaagcacaactttattcatcacacacttgtgaaattcctctctgcatttcatccatctgaagcagtgaacacacacatgagcaatgagcacacatacatacccagagcagtgggcagccatgctaacagcgcccagggagcagttaggagttaggtacttcgctcaagggcacctcagcccaaggccgtcccatattaacctaaccacatgtctttgggggaaaccggagcacccggaggaaacccacacagacaacatgcaaactccacacagaaaggcccccaccggctgctgggcctgaacccagaaccttcttgctgtgaggcaaccgtgctaaccacttacaccactgtgttgcTAGGGCTAGAaataatccaccttttggtgaaatagtttcatctcacactgaaagaaaaaagacaaaagtccaacttttaattgaaataaatttattcaaagaaaaacaaacccctcatcaagaaagttttttttcccaataaaaacacgtcactattattggcacctctgcatttaatactttgtacaacctccctttgccaatgaaacagcactgagtcttctcctataacattttataaggttggaaaaTACAGAACAGAGCATCTGAGACTCTTTACACTCTCCTCTTTAccccaccccacaggttttcaatggggttcaggtcaggggactgagatggccatggcagaagcttgattctctggtcggctaaccatttttgtgttgatttggacatatgcttcggatcattgtcctactGGCAGATCCActaatgacccagttttagtttcctgacagaggcagccagattctgatttaaaatgtcctgcaaTTTCatggagttcatgatgccatgtaccctaacaatatTTCCAGGGCTTTtgaaggaaaaacagccccaaaacatcacagaacctcgacCATATATTACAGTTGGCATTGTGTTCTTTCCATTATAGTCATCCTGTCACAATCCAGCCCAGAACTTCCAAATCCTGACCTACACCTTCACGCTCCACTCTGTGTTTTCCCTGTTCTTCCCACGCTGTGCTAGCACACCTGCTACACATTTGCCATTAGCCACGCTATATAAACACACCAAGGAGAATTACTCACTGTGGATAAATCCTCGCCGTTAGATTTGGTAAGTTCACGTTCATGCTCTCGCTCTGTTCCCCAATTTGGATTATGTTTTTTGACTACGATTTTTGCCTGctgatttttgggttttgttactGGGACTTTGATTCAGGACTCTGTTATTTTTCCAGCTCTATTTTTTTCCCTGGGATTATTATGTCACTCTGCTCTCGATCTGTCTTGCTGGATTTCACCAAGTGTGTTTCGGACTGTGCTGCTGTGCCTGCTTCCTGCCTGTTCTCCTCACAAGCCAACTTATCAGGTATGCCTTAGTTAATTTCCAGTAGTTGTATATTGGGTCCAATCTGTTCCCGTGGCCTCTGGGTTGTGACAGAATTTATCCGCCACACCATGGACCCAGCAGACTACGATGCACTCAAATGTGCATTGGCTAAGCAGGGCTCAGTTCTCAGATCTCATCAGCAAGAGATCATAGCTGTTCGTCAGAGCATGTCTTCCATCACTGATAACCTACAAAGATTCTCCTCACAGCCTTCATGCTTCAATCGCGGGCCAACCAGCACCAGTTCCAACTAATCAACTGGCCGCTCCAGCCTCCCCCCCATGAGCCTCAATTAACTGCTCCACAGCCATATGATGGTGCACCCGGGACCTGCCATTCGTTCCTCTCACAGTGCTCCTTAGCCATGGAACTTCAGGCATCTGCCTTCCCATCTGAGAGCTCCCGTGTAGCTTAGTCATCACACTCTTTACAGAAAAGGCACttggagtggggaacagctgttTGGGATATCAGGGCACCCTGCTGTTCGAGTTTCAGGGAGTTCACTGAGGAGATGCAGAAGGTTTTTGACCATTTGCCCAAGGGCAGGGAGGCAGCGAGACAGCTGATGGAGCTGAAGCAAGGTGCCCATTCAGTTCATGATTATACCATCGAATTCCGGACTCTTGCTGCAGCAGTTGACTGGAATGCAAGCGCCTTGTATGATGCCTTCTTTCATGGGCTAAATCATGCCATCCTGGATAAGACTGCACCTCATGACCTTCCTGACAGACTAGATGACTTGGCAGACCTGGCCAGTCAGGTGGACACGTGTCCTCTGCTGCGCAATCAGAAAAGGGACTGGAGGTGGAGCTGAAGGGTCAAGCCCAGGACCATCACCTCTCCATCAGAGGGTGCCAACCCCAGTGAGTCAGAGCCCATGCAATTAGGCAGAACCCAAGTAACTCCAGAGAAAATAAGATGCCATCGAGAAACTAGTTCCTGTTTTTATTGTGGACAGTTTGGACATTTAATCTCCCGCTGCCCAGTAAAAAGCTCTTCCCACCAgtaaatgtggagatatgggtgtGCATCTCTACACACACTTTCCTTGCCGCTAGGTCAATGCTGACCATGGAGACTACAGTCCAAAATAAAATCCAGTCTGTTCAAGCCCTCATTGATTCCGGTGTGGACCAGAGCTTTATCAGGACTTCCCGGGCAGAAGAATTGGGCATCCCCTTGTGTCAGCTAGATTGCCCCCTTGTTACCAGAGTGCTGAACTCAGTCCCATTTCCTGTGTCTCTGACCCTGTCACTTTGGAAGTTTCAGGTAGTCATGTTGAATCAATTTTGTTCTACACCATGAGCGACTCCCTTGAGTTTACTGTTCTTGGCCTTCCCTGGTTACACCTCCACAACCCCCACATTAACTGGAGTGATGGGACCATTCTCTCTTGGAGTATCTgcagcctggcctcctgcctatcTTCTGCTCAGACTCCTCTGGCCCCTCTTGTCATTAGTCCTGATGAGACAATAGAACTTTCTAACATGCCCCTCAAATATCTGGACCTTCGTTTGGTGTTCAGTAAGGCTCATGCTACCTCTCTTCTTCCACACCAGCCCTATGATTGTGCCATAAAGCTGTTACCTGGAACCACACCTCCCAGGGTCGTATATACTCTATTTCCCCCCTGGAGTGGGAGGCCATGGACAAATACATCTCTGAGTTTCTAGCAGCTGGTATCATTCATCCATCATCCTCTCCAGCAGGAGCAGAGTtccttctttgtggagaagaaagacaagttcctcaggccctgcattgactaCTGGGGACTTAATGTGATCACTGTCAAGAACTGCTATCCCCTACTACTCATGTCCACTGCCTTTGAGTTACTTCAGTTTTTTACCAAGCTGGATAGcataatgcctaccacctggtatgAATAAAAGAAGATGAATGGAAGATGGCATTTAACGCCCCTACAGGTCACTATGAATACCTGGTTCTTCTCTTTGGGCTCACTAACACCCCCTCTCTCTTTCAAGCCCTGATCAACAATGCCTTATGAGATTTCATTAACCAGTTCGTCTTTGTTTATCTTGATGATATCCTCACCTTCTCCCCCACATTGGAGACCCGTTGGTCCATGTCAGACAGGTCCTGCAATGACTCTTAGAGAATCAGCTCTTTGCCAAAGCGGAGATGTGTGAGTTTTACAAGTGTACTGTGTCCTTCTTGGACTTTGTGTTTTCCCCTGGGGTGATCCAAATGGACCCTGACAAGGTTAAGGCAGTCATTGAGTGGCCTGTTCCCTCTTCCCATAAGGAACTGCAGCACTTTTTGGGGTTTGCTAATTTCTATCGAAGGTTTATCAGGAACTATAACGCCATCACCACTCCCCTGACTGAACTCACATCCTCTAAACACCCCTTCTCGTGGACTGGCTATGCTGAGAGAGCCTTCCCTTTTCTTAAGAGCAGATTCACCATAGCACCAGTTCTTATCATCCCTGACCCTGCCATTAAGTTCATCCTCAAAGTGGATGCCTCTGACACACCTCTGGGCATCAAAGCTGGACTATCCCAGAGGTCAGCCAGGGATAACAAGGTGCACCCTGCACATTTTTTTCTCATTACATGACTCCAATGGAACGCAACTATGGCACTGGTGACCAGGAACTACTAGCTATTAAGCTGgccctggaggagtggaggcaatgGTTGGAGGGGACTAAGTTTGCATTCATCATATGGACTGATCATAAAAACCTCAAGTACCTCAGGTCGGCTAAACACCTCAACATGCATCAAGCCAGGTGGTCATTGTTTTTCTCCCACTTCAACTTTGTGCTCTCCTTTAGACCAAGTTCTAAGAATATCAAGCCAGATGCTCTTTCCAGGCAGTTTTCTCTGAATGCTCAGCAAGGCACCGCAGACCCCATCCTCCCTGCCCATTGTCTCATGGCTGCCGCCCGACTTGACATAGAAACTGCTGTCCAAAATACTCTGCCCAGTGATTCAGGACCAGGTAACAGTCCTCCCAAGTGTCTGTATGCACCCCCTTGTGTGCATTCCCAAGTGCTTCCAGCCCCTTCTCCCTCCCTTCCAAGGCCCCTCCCCCTCCCAGGATCAGCGATGGATGGGAGGCCTACACAGTCAGAAAACTAGGTCCGTCGAAGAGGTCGGGGTTACAGTATCTGGTTGACTGGGAGGGCTACGGCCCAGAGGAGAGGTGTTGGGTGCTGGCAGGTTTCATCCTTGACCCTGCGCTCATTAGAGATTTCCACTGCAAGAATCCAGGAGCTCTGTCTGGGACACCCAGAGGCACCCATAAGGGGGGATACTGTCACGATTCAGCCCGGAACTTCCAAATCCTGACCTGTGCCTTTGCGCTCCACTCCATGTTTTCCCTGTTCTCCCTGCACTGCATGAGCACACCTGCTACACATTTGCTATT
It includes:
- the LOC132884594 gene encoding uncharacterized protein LOC132884594 — its product is MCEFYKCTVSFLDFVFSPGVIQMDPDKVKAVIEWPVPSSHKELQHFLGFANFYRRFIRNYNAITTPLTELTSSKHPFSWTGYAERAFPFLKSRFTIAPVLIIPDPAIKFILKVDASDTPLGIKAGLSQRSARDNKTKF